TGAGAATCTCCATACCATTTGGAGAGTACTAGCTTCCAGACATATGGGATGAAGAACTCCTCTGGGTGACTCTCTTGTTCATATGTGAAGTGGAGTTGAGTAAACATCTGCCAAACAAGATACAGTCTTACAGAAACAAAGCAAGTGATCATGAGAAACCACAAATGatagatattttcattttaccTTCATCCCATCAACACGCCAAGATCGACAGTTTACAATTACCACTTGGAGTACTTCATTGACTGACCATCCACCATCCATTCTTTGGGCATCCATGCGACTGTTAAAAAATTCTAACacctacaaatataaaatagacCACATTACTTGAACACTCTTGAGAAATGACGTATTATACAAAGACAATATTCACAAATGTAACTAAAGACTATGAAATGTGCTCCTTTAAAGTTGCAAGATTTTAAAGGGAAAATGCATAATGTTATAGACTAAGAAGGAAATGCATGTTATAGACTAAAGacaaatacaatattatataaagttatTGCTATTAGTTTCAACTTTCAACAAATgtaaagaatttataatatataattatgcttaaaacaaataattaaaacataaaaattttattaaaagactATAAATAGAGTTCAAAACAAACCGGCCCTTGTACAATATATACAATATAGAGTTGAATATTAACTAAACTGTAATTTACacctaaaagtaaaaatatttcctaaaacatttgaaaaaagaaagaagaagaggactTTACAGTGTGAAGTCAATCTTCCATTACGCTGTCGTGGCCATCAATGTTGCATTTAATTATTAGCAAGGATTACCTCAAATATCCAAgtcaattattataaataagataGAATTCAATTCTATCAAAGAATGTGGTTAGACTATGGAACCTGACATTATGATAGTGTAAGGGTCAAACAGAACAGTAGCTAACATATATGTATTTCGT
This sequence is a window from Vigna angularis cultivar LongXiaoDou No.4 chromosome 2, ASM1680809v1, whole genome shotgun sequence. Protein-coding genes within it:
- the LOC108327067 gene encoding uncharacterized protein LOC108327067; translated protein: MDAQRMDGGWSVNEVLQVVIVNCRSWRVDGMKMFTQLHFTYEQESHPEEFFIPYVWKLVLSKCEFEFNATAINFFPADIPTKKLDNEVKGNTFQNSDFDEV